The DNA sequence TCCACGAAGTGTTACCTTCCTTTCACCCTGGCCATGGATAGATCACCCGGTTTCGGGTCTACTCCTACTAACTAGACGCCCAGTTAAGACTCGCTTTCGCTTCGGCTCCATTCTATGAACTTAACCTCGCTAGTAAGAGTAACTCGCTGACTCATTATGCAAAAGGCACGCGGTCACACCTGATATACATGGTGCTCCCACTGCTTGTAGGCATACGGTTTCAGGTTCTATTTCACCCTCCTTATCGGAGTACTTTTCACCTTTCCCTCACGGTACTGGTTCACTATCGGTCAGAGAGGAGTATTTAGCCTTGGGAGATGGTCCTCCCAGATTCCCACGGGATTTCTCGTGTCCCGCGGTACTCGGGGTTACTCTAGGGTGAATCAGAGTTTCGCTTACGGGGCTATCACCCACTATGGCCGGACTTTCCAGACCGCTCAGCTACCCTTCATCAATCCCATGTCGAGGCCCCACAACCCCGAAACCACCTAAGTAGTTCCGGTTTGGGCTGCTCCGCGTTCGCTCGCCACTACTTGCGGAATCACTATTGTTTTCTTCTCCTGCGGGTACTTAGATGTTTCAGTTCCCCGCGTTCGCCTCATGTAGCTATGGATTCACTACACGATGACAGAGCATTACCTCTGCCGGGTTTCCCCATTCGGACACCCCCGGATCAAAGCCTGTTTAACGGCTCCCCGAGGCTTTTCGCAGTTTACCGCGTCCTTCATCGCCTCTCTCTGCCTAGGCATCCACCGTACGCCCTTCGTAGCTTGACCATAAAAAATCAAATCAATCTACAAAATCATACAATTTCAAGTAAAAACGCTAGAGCACAAAAGCGCTTCTACCTACCTAAACTTACCACTATGCAATTGTCAAAGAACTGAATCCTGCTATTAGGACGAAGGCAACGCCTTCGGTCTAAACTTGGTGGAGGTGAACGGGTTCGAACCGATGACCCCCTGCGTGCAAGGCAGGTGCTCTCCCAGCTGAGCTACACCCCCAATTAATCCCTGGCGCGCATGGAGATGGTGGGCCTGGCTGGACTCGAACCAGCGACCTCACGATTATCAGTCGTGTGCTCTAGCCAGCTGAGCTACAAGCCCATTCGTCATCGCTAACCACGCATTCCCAATTGTAAAGAGCAAAAAACCAGAGCAGCCCCTGGTCTCTCAAAACCGAATAGCAGTTGTGTGTCCGCAGCTTGACCTAGGTAAACTGGAAGCCTAATGGCTTCAGTCTCCTTAGAAAGGAGGTGATCCAGCCGCAGGTTCCCCTACGGCTACCTTGTTACGACTTCACCCCAGTCACCGACCATTCCTTAGGACGCTGCTTCCCTTGCGGGTTAGCTCACGCACTTCGGGACCAATCGACTCCCGTGGTGTGACGGGCGGTGTGTACAAGGCCCGGGAACGTATTCACCGCGGCATGCTGATCCGCGATTACTAGCGATTCCAACTTCATGGAGTCGAGTTGCAGACTCCAATCCGAACTGAGACCGGCTTTATGAGATTGGCTCCACCTCGCGGTATCGCTACTCTTTGTACCGGCCATTGTAGCACGTGTGTAGCCCTGGTCATAAGGGCCATGAGGACTTGACGTCATCCCCACCTTCCTCCGGTTTGACACCGGCAGTCTCCACAGAGTGCCCAACTTAATGATGGCAACTGAGGATAGGGGTTGCGCTCGTTGCGGGACTTAACCCAACATCTCACGACACGAGCTGACGACAGCCATGCAGCACCTGTCTTACGGCTCCCCGAAAGGCACCCCTCTCTTTCAAGAGGGTTCCGTAGATGTCAAGACCAGGTAAGGTTCTGCGCGTTGCGTCGAATTAAACCACATGCTCCACCGCTTGTGCGGGCCCCCGTCAATTCCTTTGAGTTTTAGTCTTGCGACCGTACTTCCCAGGCGGAGTACTTAATGCGTTAGCTGCGGCACTGCAGGGGTCAATACCCGCAACACCTAGTACTCATCGTTTACGGCGTGGACTACCAGGGTATCTAATCCTGTTTGCTACCCACGCTTTCGCGTCTCAGCGTCAATATCGGTCCAGGCAGCCGCCTTCGCCACCGGTGTTCCTCCTGATATCTACGGATTTCACTCCTACACCAGGAATTCCACTACCCTCTCCCGTATTCAAGTCTGACAGTTTCCAATGCACTTCCCAGGTTGAGCCCGGGGCTTTCACATCAGACTTACCAAACCGCCTACACGCGCTTTACGCCCAATAATTCCGAACAACGCTCGCACCCTCCGTATTACCGCGGCTGCTGGCACGGAGTTAGCCGGTGCTTCCTTTAGGGGTACCGTCAAACATAACGGGTATTAACCGCTGTGCATTTCTTTCCCCTTGACAGAGCTTTACGACCCGAAAGCCTTCATCACTCACGCGGCGTTGCTGCGTCAGGCTTTCGCCCATTGCGCAAAATTCCCCACTGCTGCCTCCCGTAGGAGTCTGGACCGTGTCTCAGTTCCAGTGTGGCTGATCATCCTCTCAGACCAGCTAACCATCGTCGCCTTGGTAGGCCTTTACCCTACCAACTAGCTAATGGTACGCAGACTCATCCTCGTACAGAAGCATATTCAGAGGCCTCCTTTTCCCGCAACGACCAAAGCCGTCGTGGGCTTATCCGGTATTAGCACCCCTTTCGAGATGTTATCCCAGATACAAGGGCAGATTATCTACGCGTTACTCACCCGTGCGCCACTAAATTAAAGAGCAAGCTCTCTAATTCCGTTCGACTTGCATGTGTTAGGCACGCCGCCAGCGTTCGTTCTGAGCCAGGATCAAACTCTCCAGTTGAATACTGAAATAAGTTCGATTTAAAACTCAAAATATTACTGGTAAAATCTACTTCCACAACTTCCTGCTATTCGGTTTTCAAAGACCAGATGCGCTCCGTGACAGACGAACAAAATACTAAATCAAGCCAGCATTGTCAAGAAGTTTTTTCTGCTCAAACTTCTTTTTTCGTCTCCCCCGACGCCGGAAAACTTGGCGGCGTCAAATGGGACGCTGGTTATAACAACTATCACCCCCACGGTCAATACCTTTTTTTATTCTTTTCTCCGCTTTTTTCAATAACCCAAAAAAATACGTTATTAATCCGACAGTTAAATCGACAAGAAAATCACTCGAATGAACGACTGTCGAATATGCGACGCGTCTTGCGCTCCGAACGCGGCCCCGAAAGCCCCGGACGATCCTCAGCAAGCGCATGGGAGGGGCCAGGACGTATCCGGCACATTTCACCTCTTATATATAGTGAGCGAGGGAGATACGCACTCCAGCCGACCGACTTAACTGTTGCCAAGCTTCCGGGATATATTGTACATAATACGACTTATGAAATTCTCTGCCCTCCCCCGTATCTCTGTCATGGGCGCATCGCGCCTTGTGTCCATCGCTGCACTTTTCCTGATAACGCCCGGCGCTTGGGCCGATACTCGCCAGGATGCCCTCCTGGCCGTTTCCCACCTTCGCTCATCCGGCTTCGGCCGGCAGATGCCCGATGAGATGAAGAGCGTGGACGACACCTTCTCCCTGGCCGAGCGCCATCATCAGCGGCATGAGCACGATATGGCCGAACGCTATTATCTGCTCACCCTCCAGAAGGTACGTGTCATTCAGGCGACGCTGCCCGCCATCCCGCCGGCGGAAACCGCCGGAAGCGACCAGCCCCGGAACGCCGCGGCGGCACCGGAACCCGCCTTCCGGCCCGAAGCGGTGCCCGCCCCACCGGTGACGGCAGCACCGGCCGGTCCCCTGCCCGGCACCACACCGGAGCAAACGCTGGCCAGCCAGGAACCGGCGGTTTCCACCCGGGACGACGCCCCCCCCGCGCACGACGACTTCGTATCGGCAAAGGTCGTGGGAAGCGCCAACGTCTATACCGTCGTCAAGGGCGACACCCTGCGGCTGGTCGCGGCGAAGCTTGGGGTCAGCCGCCAGCACCTTATAGCGGCGAACAGGCTGGACGCCAAGGTTTCCCTCAAGACCGGGCAGAGACTGAAATACAACAACCGGAAGATCATCCCCCAGAGAATGAAGGACGGTATCGTGGTCAATATCCCCGACCGCACCCTGTACTACTTCCGTCAGGGGAAACTGGTCACCTCGCTCCCGGTAGCGGTCGGCACCGGGAAGAAGAGCGACAAGTTCGACTGGCAGACCCCGGTCGGCAAATTCAAGGTAACGGGGAAACAGAAAGACCCCACCTGGCACGTTCCCGCCTCGATCCGTTCGGAGATGGAGGAGGAGGGGAGGGAGGTCATCACCAGCATCCCCCCCGGCCCCGGCAACCCCTTGGGGAGATACGCCATCAAAACCTCAATCCCGGGGATACTGATTCACAGCACCATCAAGCCCTGGTCCATCTACGGCTTTGCCAGCCATGGCTGCATCAGGGTGTCACCGCTCAGGATGGAGGGGTTCTTCAACGAGGTCAAGGTCAATACCCCCGGTGAGATCATCTACAAGCCGGTAAAGGTGGCCGTTACCGAGCAGGGGAGGATCCTTCTGGAGGTGCACCAGGATGTGTACAAAAAGGGGCTGAAGCCGGATGTGGAGGCGTGGAGCCTCATCAGGAAATACCGGCTGTCCGAACGCATCGACCGGGACAAGGTAGAGGCGGTCATCCGGCAGCGGTCGGGGATCGCCGAGGATATCTCGTTGTAGCGGGTGTAGCCGCGAGTACGCGGTACGACCATTATCCTTTCAGAACGGCAAAGGGGGGCGCGAACGCCCCCCTTTATTTTTTACTATCGTACAAGCGCCCGATCCCACGCCCACAGCCTTACTCCTCTTTTTCCGCCGCGGGCGGACGGGCGGGCGGCCCTCCCCCGCCGTCGCCGTCATAGCCGGTCGGCTCGCTCCCCTTGACAAAACACTCCATGACCGCCCCGGGGGTTCCCTCTTTGGCCAGTTTGCCGGTACGGGGGTTGATCAGCACAAAGGTGACATTATCCGGGGCTTCGAAATCCATGACCGGCATTCCCGCCGTCGCTTTCCTCATGAATTCGGCCCAGATCGGCGCAGCCGCCTGGCCGCCCGACCCGCCGGCGCCCAGGGAGCGTTCCTGATCGTAACCGACCCACACGCCGGTCACGAGTTGCGGGATGTAGCCGACGAACCAGGCATCCTTGCCCTCGTTCGTGGTGCCGGTCTTGCCGGCCACGGGACGCCCGATGATGGCGCGGGAACCGGTGCCGCTGGCAACGACGCTCTGCATCAGGTTGGTGATGACATAGGAGGTCTCAGGCGAAACGGCCGGGATCGCTGCCGGTGGCTGATTTTCCTGAAGTACGGTCCCGTCGTTGTCCGTGACCTTGGTGACGAAGTACTGGGGGATCAATTGCCCCTTGTTGGCAAACACCGAGTAGGCTTCGGTCAGCTCGAAGGGGGACACGGACGCGGCCCCCAGGGCCAGGGCCAGGTTGGCCGGGATCGGGGAGGTGAAGCCGAGCTTCTTGGCATAATCGGCCGCATATTGGGCACCAATCTGTTCCATGATCTTGACGCTGACGATGTTGATGGAGTAGGTCAGCGCCTCGCGCATGGTTACCGGCCCACGAAAGGTGTTGTCGTAGTTTTTCGGTTTCCAGGTCCCGCCGGCGCCGTCCGGATATTCCACCTCGGAGTCCTCGATGATGGTGGCCGGGGTCAACCCCTTGTCGAGGGCCGCGGCATAGATGATCGGCTTGAAGGCCGACCCGGCGTTGCGCCTGGCCTGGACGGCCCGGTTGAACTGGCTCTTGCGGAAGTCGTAGCCGCCGACCATGGCCTTGACCGCCCCGGTACGGGGATCGAGGGAAACCAGGGCCGCCTGCACCTCGGGGGTCTGATCGAGGGCGAATTGGGCCCCCTCCTTGTTGACCTCCGGCGAGACGACCGACACCTCGATCACCGAACCGAGGGTCAGGTTCTTGTTCCCCTTCTCCGGCTTGCCGTAGCTGTCGATCATCCCCGTCCTGCCGGCCCAGGCCATATTCTTGCGGGTCAGAACGCCTTTGCGATCCCCGACCCTGACGATGGCCTCACCCTTCCCGGGGACGAATCCCACCACGACCCCCTGATAGCTCTCGCCGGTCTTGAGGGTCGCGGAATCGATACCATCCTCGACCTTGGCACAGAACCCATCCACCTCGGATTCGCCGAGGTATTTGGTCGGCCCCCGGAACCCCTGGCGCTTGTCGACCGCCTTGAGGCCGTTCCTGAGGCTTTCGTAGGCCGCCCGCTGCATGTCGGCGTTCATGGTGGTGTAGATCTTCAGGCCACCCTTGTAGAGCTGATCCTCTCCGTACTTTTCCTCAAGCTGGATGCGCAGATGTTCGAGGAAATAGGCCGACTGCTCGTTGTTGACCTTTTTCATGGAGCGGATCTCGATCGGCGTATTCTTGGCGCGATCGGCCTCGGCGGTCGTGATGTACCCCTCCTTCACCATGCGGTCCAGGACATAGGCCTGCCGCTCACGGGCCTTGTCCAGGTGCTTGATGGGGGAATAGGCGTTGGGCGCCTTGGGAAGCCCGGCCAGCATGGCCATCTCGGCCAGGTTGAGCTGGTCGACGTTTTTGCCGAAATAGGTTTCAGCCGCCACCTGGACGCCGTAGGCACCGCCCCCCAGGTAGATCTGGTTCAGGTACAGGTAGAGGATCTCGTCCTTGGAGAGCTTCTCCTCCATGCGTTTGGCCAGGATGGCCTCTTTGATCTTGCGGGAAAACTTCTTTTCCGGGGTCAGCAGCATGGACTTGGTCACCTGCTGGGTGATGGTCGAGGCCCCCTCCTTCTTGCGCATGGAGAGGAGGTTTTTGAAGGCCGCCCGTACAATCCCCAGGTAATCGATCCCCTTGTGCTGGTAAAAACTGGAGTCCTCGGCCGCCACGAAGGCCTGGATCAGCTTGCGCGGCATCTTTTCCACCGGCACCACGATGCGCCGCTCCAGATAGAATTCCCCCACCAGACTGCCGTCGTCGCTGAAGACCTGGGAGACAATAGGCGGTTTATAGTCCGCCAGGCGGTCCACCCGCGGCAGGCGCGCCATCAGATAAAATACATATCCCGTTGCCCCGAGCAGCCCTACAATGCCCAGCGTAACGGCAAACAGCGCCAGGGCCGGTAAAATTCCCCTGCCCTTGGTGGTGGATGTTGATGTGGATGCGGGTGCCTTCCTGTCCATATACCTACTCCCCGGCTATGCGCCGCCGTGATTCCCGATTCGTTGTGCGTCAGTGGCAAATTCTGATGCAATCTTTTCAAAATAGCCCATATCACCACGAGAATTCAAGCATAATAACGAAACCACATTGCCCTTGCCAAGCATCGAAGAGCAGTTATAATCTGTCTGAATCCGATGATGCCCGCATGGCGGCTCGAATGACGTGCGGGAGTCGATCGCCGCCCACGAAAAACCATCCCGGCTTTGTCGGGAAAACTCCGCCGTCAAGGATTCAGACACCACGCAATCGGCACATGAAGCGTGGGACCACGGGGCAGGCAGGGCCGGGGAACCGCCATGAAAATGTTTTCTGACCGCAGCGTCGACACCAAATTCAACATCATCGCCGCCCTCCTCCTCGCGGCGCTCTTCCTGAGCCTGGCCTACAGCAACTATCGCCGGGAGCAGGCGCTCATCCTCACCACGGCCGTGGACAATGCCCGGTCCATCGCGCACCAGATCATCGAAACCCGGGACTACCTTTCCCAGAGCGTCACCAGCGAACCTGAACACAACTACAACCTCATCCCCCAGGTGGCCGCCACCCAGATCGCCAAACGCCTCACCAACGGGTCGCGCTACTATGTCCGCCAGATCTCGTTGCGCTACCGCAACCCGGCCAACCGCCCCGACAGCTTCGAGACCGCCCAATTGGCGACTTTTCGGGATACACAGGCCCGGGAAGTCTGGCAGGTGGCGGGTGAAAAAGGGAAGAAGGCCCTGCGCTACCTGCTGCCCATGAAGGCCGACCAATCCTGTCTGGCCTGCCACGGCACCTATGACACCGCGCCGCGCTTTGTCCGGGAGCGCTTCCCGCGGGGGCATTATTCCTACGGCTACCGGGTGGGCGAGGTGATCGGCGCGGTTTCGGTGTCGGTGCCCATGGAGGGACTGTACCACGAGGTCGGCACCAACCTGGCCTACGACCTGCTCTACGACGGCGCGGTTCTCCTCGCCTTCGTCCTCATCAGCGGCTGGCTCATCCGCAGGACGATCCTGACACCGGTCAAGAACGTCGCCGAGAGTATTGCCGACGTGGCCCGCACCGGCAACTTCTCCGAGCGGCTCACGGAGCGGGGGAACGACGAGATCGGCGAACTGATCGGATCGTTCAACGAACTGATGGCGGAGCTGGACCGCAAGACCCTGCAGCGGAAAGAATCGGAGGATCGCTACCGCAACTTCATCGAGATCGCCCAGTCCCCCATCGTCACCTTCGTGGGGGACGGCAAGATCGTCATCTCCAATCAGAAGGCGGAGAGGCTCTTCGGCCTGACCAAACAGGAACTGCTCGGCCAGTGCATCTTCGACTTCCTGGAAAACGGAGAGGCGTTACGGGCCGCGGTCGAAGGGTATTTCAGTTCCGGCAGCAGCGACCTGATCGGCACCACGGTGCGGCAAACGGTGCGGGATGTGTGCGGCAACCCCTTCGAGGTGGACATGGTCATCTCCGTCTCCCAGGCAGATCAGAACCCGATCTTCAGCGCCATACTGCGCCCGCTCAAATAGCAGGTTGCGCATCCTGTTCCGGCGACTCACGTTTCACATTTGAAGCGGCACGAATATCTGCTATAGTTTCCCCACTATGATATCCGACCCATTGTATCAACTCGCCCTGTACGCCTTGGTGGCCGTTGCCCTGATCGGCGTTTTGCTGGTGGCCGCCTGGTGGCTCGGAGCAAAGCGCACGACGCCCGCCAAGGAGGCCCCCTACGAATCGGGGGTCCTGCCCACCGGCAGCGCCCGCCTGGCATGGCCGGTGCCTTTCTACCTGGTGGCCATTTTCTTTATCGTGTTCGACGTGGAGGCGGCCTTCATCTTCACCTGGGCCACGGCCTGGGACCTGCTCGGTAGTGCGGGCCTCACCCAGATCACGGTCTTCATCGTCATCTTGGCCGCAGGCCTCCTCTGGCTCTGGCTTAAAGGCGGACTGGACTGGGGACCCTCACGGGAGAGAAACGCAGATTTTTCGCAATCTCTGCGCAAGTCTTCGGAATAGTCAGGCCGTTAAAAAACCCAGGTTGTTCAAAAACAGTCAGATCGTCGCACCCGCTAGACAAGCCCTGCGGAGGCCCTCACCCGGCCTTTGGCCACCCTCTCCCAGAGGGAGAGGGTAACGGTATCCCTTCTCCCTTTGGGAGAAGGATAGGATGAGGGGCGCTACGCCGCACGAAAGGGCCTTCGAGGATGAAGGCCTGATGGCTGTTTTTCAACAACCTCTCAACTTTGCGTTTCAGAGGTACCTGCCTTGTACGATACACCGGACAACATCATCCCAACCCCCGACAACATCATCCTGACGCGCCTCGACGACCTGATCAACTGGGGGCGGGCCAATTCCCTCTGGCCCATGTTCTTCGGTCTCTCCTGCTGCTTTGTGGAGATGATGACCTCCTTCACGTCGCGCCACGACATCTCCCGCTTCGGGGCCGAGGTGCTGCGCGGGACGCCCCGTGAGGCGGACGTGATGGTGATCGCCGGGACGGTCTTCAAGAAAATGGCTCCTTCGATCCTGCACCTCTACGAACAGATGGCCGAACCGCGCTGGGTGATCTCCATGGGAAGCTGCTCCAATTCCGGCGGCATGTACGACGTGTACAGCGTGGTGCAGGGGGTGAACCAGATTCTGCCGGTGGATGTGTACGTGCCCGGCTGTCCACCCCGGCCCGAGGCCTTCCTCCAGGGGCTGATGCTGCTCCAGGAAAAGATCAGAACCGGGGAGCGCCCGGCCCGGGCGGTCCTGCACCTGGCCGGGGGCTGCCAGGGGACCACCGCCCCGGTCCTCAAGGACGGGGAGACCAAATCCCGGGACACCCGCGGACCGGGCATGACGGCTATCCCGATCCGTGGGACCGCCGTGGGGCATCCGGCCATGTTCCAGCCCCGCTCGGACGAACAGTGGCGCCCCCCCGCGCCCCGGCACCCCTACCCGGATTTCGGGCTTCCCCAAGAGATCGGCACGCTGTTCGGCGGCCGGGTCGCCATCGACGGGACCGCCACCGACATGCTCACCCTGCGGGCGCCGGCCGAACTGGTGCCCGACCTGCTGCGCCATCTGAAAGAGCGGCCAGGCCCCGCCTTCAAGCGCCTGGAGGACATCGCCGCCGTGGACGACTCACTCCGGCGGGACCGTTCCCGGTACCGGGACTTCACCCTCAACTACCACCTGCTCTCCTTCGACCAGCCCGGCTACGTGCGCGTCAAATGCGAACTAACGGGAGAATTCCCGGAAACGCCCAGCGTGACCCCGGTCTTCCCGGTTGCCGACTGGTACGAGCGGGAGGTGTTCGACATGTTCGGCATCCGCTTTGGCGGCCACCCCAACCTGCGGCGCATCCTGATGCCCCATGACTGGGAGGGGCACCCCCTGCGCAAGGAGCACCCCTTCCGCGCCACGGAGATGGCACCCTACACCGCGGATGACGCCCGCCGCCACGCGCCGCTGCCCGCCTCGGACTTTTTCGAACGGATCAGCGCGGGGGAGATGGTCCTCAACCTGGGGCCGCAGCATCCCGGCACCCACGGCATCATCCGCTGCATCCTCAAGCTGGACGGGGAGGAGATCCGCGACATCGACTTCGACATCGGCTATCACCACCGGGGGGCCGAGAAGATCGCCGAACGCCAGCACTGGAACCAGTTCATCCCCTACACCGACCGCATCGACTACCTGGCCGGGGTGCAGAACAACCTGGCCTATGTCACGTCGGTCGAACGGCTCTGCGGCATCCAGGTGCCCGAGCGGGCCCAGTATATCCGCGTCATGCTGGCGGAGCTGTTCCGCATCGCCAGCCACCTGGTCTGGCTCGGGACCTTCGCCGCCGACGTGGGGGCCATGACGCCGGTCTTCTATACCTTTACCGACCGGGAGTTGATCTTCGACATCGTGGAGATGATCACCGGGGGGCGCATGCACCCGGCCTGGTTCCGCATCGGCGGCGTGGCCGAGGACCTGCCCGAGGGATGGGAGGCGCCGGTGAAGCGGTTTCTGGCATGGCTGCCGCCCCGACTCAGGGAGTACGAACAACTCGTGGGCGGCAACCCGATCTTCCGGGCGCGGCTCAAGGGGGTCGGCGCCATCTCGGCGGAAGACGCCCGGGAATGGGGACTCTCGGGCCCTAACCTGCGCGCCTGCGGCATGGAATGGGATTTACGGAAGAAGATGCCCTACGGCGGGTACGAGCGGTTCACGTTCGATGCGGCCGTGGCCGAGGGGGGGGACTGCTGGGCGCGCTACCTGGTGCGCATGGAGGAGATCCGCCAGTCATTACGCCTGGTGGAACAGGCCATGGACGGGATGCCCGACGGCCGCTGGATCACGGACGACTACCGCTACGTGCTGCCCCGGAAGCCGGACACCCTGAAGGACATCGAGTCCCTGATCCACCACTTCGTCAACAGCACCCGGGGCATGACGCCGCCCAAGGGAGAAACCTACGCCGCCATCGAGGCCCCGAAAGGGGAGAACGGCTACTTTGCCGTCTCGGACGGCCTGAACATCCCCTACCGGATGCGCATCCGCACCCCCAGCTTCCCGCACATCCAGGCACTACCGGTCATGAGCCGTGGCTGGCTGGTGGCCGACTTCCTGGCAATCCTGGGCTCGGTGGATTTCGTCCTGGCCGATCTCGACCGCTAGATGCCGAGGGGCAGGGGCTGCTGACGCGCAGGCACCCCGCAGGATGGCGGTTCCTGGGATTGGCTGGCATCGAAGATCTCCGCGAACTCATCCTTGATCGCAACGAACGTAGCCAGGACGTGGGGATCGAAGTGCTCCGGCATCGTCCTGCCGTCGCCGTTCAGGATGATGTCGCAGGTCGTCGCATGGTCAAAGGCCCCCTTATAGACCCGCTCGCTCCGCAAGGCGTCATACTGGTCGGCCAGCATGGTGATCCGGCCGGCAATGGGGATGGCTTCCCCCCGCAGGCCGTAGGGATAGCCGCTGCCGTCCCAGCGCTCATGATGGCTGGCCGCGATGGTCGCCCCCATCTGGAGCATGCTGTGGGCCGACCCCTGGAGGATCTTCTCGCCGATGACCGTATGCTGCTTGATGGTCTCGAATTCGGCGGGCGTCAGTGCCCCCGGCTTGAGCAGGATCGAGTCGGGGATGCCGATCTTGCCGACGTCGTGCATGGCGCTGGCAATGTGAATCTGCTCGATGAAGGCGTCCGGCATGCCCAGGGCGGTCGCCAGCTTTTTGGCATACAGGCCGATGCGCAGGATGTGCAGCCCGGTGTCCTCGTCCCGCAATTCGGCCGCCGCGGTGAGCCGCTCGATGATTTCGCGGCTCATCTTCGTCAGCCGCTGCAGGGCCTCGGCCAGTTCCGAGGTCCGCTTCTCCACCGTGATCTCCAGTTCCCGCTTGTAGTTCTTTTCGATCTGGGTCAGATGTTTGTAGTGGACCCCCTTTTCCACCGTATGGATGAGATAGGGGGGGCTGTACGGTTTGATGATGAAGTCGAAGGCCCCTTTCTGGATGGCTTTGACGGCCGTATCCAGGTCCGCGTAGGCGGTCATGAGCACCACCGGCGTCTCCCGGTCCAGGAAGCGGATCTTCTCCAGAAGCTCGATGCCATCCATGTGGGGCATGTTGATATCGGTCAGGACCAGGTCCACCGGCCGGGTCACGAACTGCTTGACCGCTTCGTGGCCATTGGCAAAGGCCTGGACCGTGAAACCGTATTCGTCGAGAAGCGTCGAGACGCTCTCCAGCACGAAGCGGTCATCGTCTACCACAAAGATGTTCCCGG is a window from the Oryzomonas sagensis genome containing:
- a CDS encoding response regulator gives rise to the protein MGSETTGNIFVVDDDRFVLESVSTLLDEYGFTVQAFANGHEAVKQFVTRPVDLVLTDINMPHMDGIELLEKIRFLDRETPVVLMTAYADLDTAVKAIQKGAFDFIIKPYSPPYLIHTVEKGVHYKHLTQIEKNYKRELEITVEKRTSELAEALQRLTKMSREIIERLTAAAELRDEDTGLHILRIGLYAKKLATALGMPDAFIEQIHIASAMHDVGKIGIPDSILLKPGALTPAEFETIKQHTVIGEKILQGSAHSMLQMGATIAASHHERWDGSGYPYGLRGEAIPIAGRITMLADQYDALRSERVYKGAFDHATTCDIILNGDGRTMPEHFDPHVLATFVAIKDEFAEIFDASQSQEPPSCGVPARQQPLPLGI